The genomic window AGCTTCTGAACCGATATCATGTAAACTACTTGGGTTACCAAAATAATGTTGAGAAACGTTTACATACACCTCTAAAGCTGTTTTACTTATAGGTGTTGTAGCCGCATGGTCGAGATAAATCATTAATCGTTCTTTTATAAGAAATCGTGTATCTTTACGGTCTTTAAAATAGCCAAAATATTAGGGCTTTTATAGCCATGATAACGATTCACCTGAAAGAAATTATAGCTCGTGCGCTTCAAGAAGACCTTGGCATGGGCGACCTTACATCTACCTCTATTTTCACTCCTGCACAGAAAGCCAAAGGTACTTTTTCTGCAAAAGCTGAGGGTGTTTTAGCAGGCTTAGATGCATTAAATATTGCCTATCAATTTTTCGATGAACACACCAAGGTTCATCTATTAAAATCGGATGGAGACCACGTTAAACAAGGCGAAGTAATTGCGGAAGTTGAAGGCACCGTTTCTACTCTTCTTAGTGCCGAACGTGTAATTCTGAATATCACTCAACATTTAAGTGGAATTGCTACTTCAACAGCCGAAGTTGTGAAGTTGTTGGACGATGAAAGCATTAAAGTTACCGACACTCGAAAAACACTTCCGGGGCTCCGAGCAGTACAAAAGTATGCCGTAAAATGTGGGGGCGGACAAAACCATCGCTTCCGTTTAGATGATGGCGTTATGATTAAAGATAACCACATCAAAGCAGCTGGCAGTATCACCAAAGCAATTGAGTTAGTTCGTTCGAACATTGGGCATATGGTGAAAATTGAAGTTGAGACTGAGCGCATTGATCAGGTACTGGAAGCGGTTGAAGCACAGGCTGATGTAATCATGCTCGACAATCGAACTCCATCAGAAGTAAAAGAATTAGCACAATTGATACCTGATTCGATTACCATCGAAGTATCAGGAGGAATTACCCCGGATAATATCGCATCTTACAACGGATGCGGAGCAAACGTAATTTCACTAGGGTGGCTTACCCATTCGGTAAAAGCATTAGATATAAGTTTTAATTTGATCACCAAATAGATCCCCATGGATGTTTTAGACATTTTAGAGATTGAATCGGAAGTTTCATTACCAAAACGGTATAGCGAACTTTCTACCCAAGAAATGGAAGCACGAATTCGTGAAATCAAAGAGAAGTTTGGTGATCGATTGTTCCTTCCAGGGCATCATTATCAGAAAGACGAAGTCATTCAATTTGCGGATGCTCGTGGCGACTCATTAAAGCTGGCTCAGATTTGTGCTTCAATGGATAAGGCAGAATTTATCGCTTTTTGCGGGGTTCACTTCATGGCCGAAACCGCTGATATGCTTACTCGCCCCGATCAAAAAGTTATCTTACCTGATATGCGTGCGGGTTGCTCTATGGCCGACATGGCAGATATTGAGCAAACGGAACGTGGTTGGACCAAAATGCAGGAGATTTGGGGAGATACCATTCTTCCTCTTACTTATGTGAATAGTACCGCCGCCATCAAATCATTTGTAGGCAAACACGGTGGTGC from Balneola vulgaris DSM 17893 includes these protein-coding regions:
- the nadC gene encoding carboxylating nicotinate-nucleotide diphosphorylase: MITIHLKEIIARALQEDLGMGDLTSTSIFTPAQKAKGTFSAKAEGVLAGLDALNIAYQFFDEHTKVHLLKSDGDHVKQGEVIAEVEGTVSTLLSAERVILNITQHLSGIATSTAEVVKLLDDESIKVTDTRKTLPGLRAVQKYAVKCGGGQNHRFRLDDGVMIKDNHIKAAGSITKAIELVRSNIGHMVKIEVETERIDQVLEAVEAQADVIMLDNRTPSEVKELAQLIPDSITIEVSGGITPDNIASYNGCGANVISLGWLTHSVKALDISFNLITK